CTGCGCCGCGACGACCCGCCGTACCTCGCCGTGATCGCGCACTCCTACGGGTCGACGGCGGCGCTGCTCGCGCTCTCGAGCGGTCGGGCCTCCGTCGACGCCCTCGCCATGGTCGGGTCGCCGGGAGGCGCCGTCCGCGACGCCGCGGAGCTGGACGTGCCCGTCGGCCGCGTGTTCGTGGGCGAGGCGGCGTGGGATCCCGTGGTCGGGTCGTCGTACTTCGGGTCGGACCCGGGTAGCGCGTCGTTCGGCGCCGAGCACTTCGGCGTCGCCGGCACGGGCACCGCATCGGGCGTCTCGGCCGACGGCTCCCTCGCGGGCGTCGTCGGGCACAACAGCTACTTCGACCGCGGCACGGAGTCCTTCCGGAACCTCGCGCTCATCGGGATCGACCGACCGGTCGCGCACGACGTCCTCTCGGACGCCAGCGGCAGGTAGCGGACGCGCGGTCAGCCGCGGCTGCGCTCGGCGTACTCCAGCCGCACGTCGTCCGGTCCCGTGGCGACGAGGTGGCCGTCGTCCACCTGCAGCGACGAGACGACGGCGAGGTCCTGGAAGTAGCGGGCCTCGAGGCCGCCGTCCTCGCACGGGAGCGTGCCGGGGGCCACCGCGCTGAGCATCCCGTCGCCCCGCTCGGCCATCCGCCCGGAGTAGTCGTTGCAGGGGCCGCGTCCGCTGATCTCGCCGCCGCCGACGCGCATCGTGATGAGCGTGTCGCCGACGCCGAGGTCGCCCGAGGAGTCGGATCCGGACACCAGGTGCCAGTTGCCGCGCACGTCGCTCACGGGGGCGCATCCGACGAGCGGCACCAGGGCGAGCGCGGCGAGGGCGGCGACCGCGGCCCCGCGGGGGCGCCAGGATCGACGGCGGGCGGGGATCCGGGCTGCGGTGGGCATGGGGGTCACGCTAATAGAATCTCCCGGTACCCCCGCACACAGTCCTTTGGAGACGCATGCCCGACACCCGGCCCGAGCCCGCCGACGCGACCAGCGGGGACGAGACCCCCCAGGCGCCGACCACCACGGAGCAGATCAGCCGGGAGCAGGTGGAGCACCTCGCGGGCCTCGCGCGCATCCGCCTGAGCCCGGAGGAGATCGACACGCTCACCACCGAGCTCGGCCTCATCGTCGAGTCGGTCGCGAAGGTCACCGCGGTCGCCGGCCCCGACGTCCCGGCCACGAGCCACCCGATCCCGCTGGTGAACGTCTACCGGCCCGACGTCCCGGGCCAGACGCTGACCACCGCCCAGGCGCTCGCGGGCGCACCCGAGCACGACGGATCCCGCTTCAAGGTGTCGGCGATCCTCGGCGAAGAGCAGTAGGAGCACCATGACCGACGACCTCACGCGCCTCAGCGCCGCCGACCTCGCCGACCGCCTCGCCTCCCGCGAGGTCTCCAGCGTCGACGCCGTGCGCGCGCACCTCGACCGCATCGACCACGTCGACGGCGACGTCCACGCGTTCCTCCACGTCTCCGGTGAGCGCGCGCTCGGGCGCGCCGCCGAGATCGACGCGCAGCGCGCCGACGGCGCCCCGCTCGGGCCGCTCGCCGGCGTGCCCATCGCGATCAAGGACGTGCTCTGCACCATCGACATGCCGTCCACCGCGGGCTCGCGCATGCTCGAGGGCTGGACCCCGCCCTACGACGCCACGGTCGTCCAGCGGCTCCGCGCTGCGGGTCTCGTGCCGCTCGGCAAGACCAACATGGACGAGTTCGCGATGGGCTCCTCCACCGAGCACTCCGCGTTCGGCGCGACGCACAACCCGTGGGACCTCGACCGAATCCCCGGCGGCTCGGGCGGCGGATCCGCGGCCGCGGTCGCCGCGTTCGAGGCGCCCGTCGCTCTCGGCTCCGACACGGGCGGCTCCATCCGCCAGCCCGCCGCCGTCACCGGATCCGTGGGCGTCAAGCCCACCTACGGCGGCGTGAGCCGCTACGGCGCCATCGCGCTCGCCTCGAGCCTCGACCAGGTGGGCCCCGTCTCCCGCACGGTGCTCGACTCGGCGCTCGTGCACGACGTCATCGGCGGGCACGACCCGCGCGACTCCACGTCGCTGACCGACGCGTGGCCCTCGTTCGCCGAGGCCGCGCGCGCAGGGCAGCGCGAGGGATCCGTGAAGGGCCTCCGCATCGGCGTCGTGAAGCAGCTCGACGGCGAGGGCTTCCAGGCCGGCGTCACGCAGCGCTTCCGCGAGGCGCTCGACCTGCTCGAGCAGGCCGGCGCCGAGATCGTCGAGGTGAGCGCGCCGAACTTCGAGCACGCCATCGCCGCGTACTACCTGATCCTCCCCGCCGAGGCATCGAGCAACCTCGCCAAGTTCGACTCGGTGCGCTTCGGCCTCCGCGTGAACCCGCCCGGCGGCGGCACCGTCGAGGACGTCATGGCGGCGACGCGCGAGGCCGGCTTCGGCCCCGAGGTCAAGCGCCGCATCATCCTGGGCACCTACGCGCTGAGCGCCGGCTACTACGACGCCTACTACGGCAGCGCGCAGAAGGTCCGCACGCTCATCCAACGCGACTTCGACGCCGCGTTCCAGCAGGTCGACGTGCTGGTCACGCCGTCCGCGCCCACCACGGCGTTCAAGCTCGGCGAGAAGCTCGACGACCCGCTGGCGATGTACCTCAACGACCTCACGACGATCCCGGCGAACCTCGCGGGCGTCCCCGGCATCGGCCTCCCCATCGGGCTCGCGCCCGAGGACGGCCTCCCCGTCGGGATCCAGTTCATGGCGCCCGCCCGCGCGGACGCGCGCCTCTACACGGTCGGCGCCGCGCTCGAGGGGATCCTCGAGCGGCAGTGGGGCGGACCCCTGCTCGCCCAGGCACCCGAGCTCGCGCGCGCCGCATCGCGCACCACGGACGGAGACACGCACTGATGGCCAAGGCCGAGCTGATGGACTACGACGAGGCCATCGAGATGTTCGAGCCCGTGCTCGGGTTCGAGGTCCACGTGGAGCTGAACACGCGCACGAAGATGTTCTCCGACGCGCCGAACTTCTTCGGCGGCGAGCCCAACACCAACATCACACCCGTCGACCTCGGTCTCCCGGGCTCGCTGCCCGTCGTGAACGAGCAGGCCGTCAAGCACTCGATCAGCCTGGGCCTCGCGCTCGGCTGCGAGATCGCGCCCAGCTCGCGCTTCGCCCGGAAGAACTACTTCTACCCGGACCTCGCGAAGAACTACCAGATCAGCCAGTTCGACGAGCCCATCGCGTTCCGCGGCTCCGTCGAGGTGGAGATGCCCGACGGCCGCATCGTCACGGTGCCGATCGAGCGCGCGCACATGGAGGAGGATGC
This genomic interval from Clavibacter michiganensis contains the following:
- a CDS encoding META domain-containing protein, whose protein sequence is MPTAARIPARRRSWRPRGAAVAALAALALVPLVGCAPVSDVRGNWHLVSGSDSSGDLGVGDTLITMRVGGGEISGRGPCNDYSGRMAERGDGMLSAVAPGTLPCEDGGLEARYFQDLAVVSSLQVDDGHLVATGPDDVRLEYAERSRG
- the gatC gene encoding Asp-tRNA(Asn)/Glu-tRNA(Gln) amidotransferase subunit GatC, yielding MPDTRPEPADATSGDETPQAPTTTEQISREQVEHLAGLARIRLSPEEIDTLTTELGLIVESVAKVTAVAGPDVPATSHPIPLVNVYRPDVPGQTLTTAQALAGAPEHDGSRFKVSAILGEEQ
- the gatA gene encoding Asp-tRNA(Asn)/Glu-tRNA(Gln) amidotransferase subunit GatA — encoded protein: MTDDLTRLSAADLADRLASREVSSVDAVRAHLDRIDHVDGDVHAFLHVSGERALGRAAEIDAQRADGAPLGPLAGVPIAIKDVLCTIDMPSTAGSRMLEGWTPPYDATVVQRLRAAGLVPLGKTNMDEFAMGSSTEHSAFGATHNPWDLDRIPGGSGGGSAAAVAAFEAPVALGSDTGGSIRQPAAVTGSVGVKPTYGGVSRYGAIALASSLDQVGPVSRTVLDSALVHDVIGGHDPRDSTSLTDAWPSFAEAARAGQREGSVKGLRIGVVKQLDGEGFQAGVTQRFREALDLLEQAGAEIVEVSAPNFEHAIAAYYLILPAEASSNLAKFDSVRFGLRVNPPGGGTVEDVMAATREAGFGPEVKRRIILGTYALSAGYYDAYYGSAQKVRTLIQRDFDAAFQQVDVLVTPSAPTTAFKLGEKLDDPLAMYLNDLTTIPANLAGVPGIGLPIGLAPEDGLPVGIQFMAPARADARLYTVGAALEGILERQWGGPLLAQAPELARAASRTTDGDTH